One region of Hydrogenobaculum sp. Y04AAS1 genomic DNA includes:
- a CDS encoding aminotransferase class I/II-fold pyridoxal phosphate-dependent enzyme: MDNWMFPRIKSLPPYVFAVVNELKTNMRKNNEDVIDLGMGNPDLPPNQDVIEKLCETAKKPDVHGYSASKGIPGLRRAIASFYKKRYDVDLDKDREVVMTMGAKEGYSHLMLAMLSPGDSIVVSNPTYPIHYYAPIISGGNVISINIEEPDSEDFENKYLENLFNLVKNSLKKPVAIVLNFPHNPTTATVSLEFFKEVVAFAKSRDIWLIHDFAYADLGYDGYTPPSILQVEGAKDIAVELYSMSKGFSMAGWRVAFMVGNEILVKNLVHLKSYLDYGLFTPIQVASIKALDGDYSFVEKNRDIYKKRRDVLIKGLNDMGWHVKPPKAGMFVWAKIPSSLNMNSLDFSMYLLKEAKVAVSPGVGFGEMGEGYVRFALVENEKRIRQALKNMKKVLSHQLKLSA, translated from the coding sequence ATGGATAATTGGATGTTTCCGCGTATTAAAAGTTTACCGCCATATGTGTTCGCTGTGGTAAACGAGTTAAAAACAAACATGAGAAAAAACAATGAAGACGTTATAGACTTGGGTATGGGAAACCCAGATTTACCCCCAAATCAAGATGTTATAGAAAAACTCTGTGAGACTGCCAAAAAGCCAGATGTGCATGGTTATTCGGCATCAAAAGGTATACCAGGTCTAAGAAGGGCAATAGCGAGTTTTTATAAAAAAAGATACGATGTAGATTTAGACAAAGATAGAGAAGTTGTAATGACAATGGGGGCAAAAGAAGGTTATTCTCATCTTATGCTTGCTATGTTATCGCCAGGGGACAGTATAGTAGTAAGCAATCCCACATACCCTATACACTATTATGCACCCATTATAAGTGGAGGTAACGTCATAAGCATAAATATAGAAGAACCAGATTCAGAAGATTTTGAAAACAAATACCTTGAAAATCTTTTTAATTTAGTTAAAAATAGTTTAAAAAAGCCGGTAGCTATAGTGCTTAACTTTCCCCATAATCCCACAACGGCTACTGTTAGTCTTGAGTTTTTCAAAGAGGTTGTAGCTTTTGCAAAATCAAGAGATATATGGCTTATACACGACTTTGCTTATGCTGATCTTGGTTATGATGGATATACACCTCCTTCTATCCTCCAAGTGGAAGGGGCCAAAGATATAGCTGTAGAGCTTTACTCGATGTCTAAGGGCTTTTCAATGGCTGGTTGGCGGGTAGCTTTTATGGTAGGCAACGAAATACTTGTCAAGAACCTTGTTCATCTTAAAAGCTACTTAGACTATGGTCTTTTTACACCTATTCAAGTGGCTTCTATAAAAGCTTTGGATGGAGATTACTCTTTTGTAGAAAAAAATAGGGATATTTATAAAAAAAGAAGGGATGTGTTGATAAAAGGTCTAAACGATATGGGATGGCATGTAAAACCGCCAAAAGCTGGTATGTTTGTCTGGGCCAAGATACCTTCTTCTCTTAATATGAATTCTTTGGATTTTTCAATGTACTTACTAAAAGAAGCTAAAGTGGCTGTATCTCCCGGGGTGGGTTTTGGCGAAATGGGAGAAGGATATGTTAGGTTTGCTTTGGTAGAAAATGAAAAGCGTATAAGACAAGCTTTAAAAAACATGAAAAAAGTCTTAAGCCATCAGCTTAAACTTAGTGCATAA
- a CDS encoding TraR/DksA C4-type zinc finger protein — protein sequence MLTEEQLNELKNMLIEQKNMIIERLEKQIDDVEDVTFSGGDELDRGGLEGSRLLRYRTTDRETKLLKKIEYTLARIENGTYGYCEVCGAEIPYERLKARPVTSMCIRCKELEEENEDG from the coding sequence ATGCTGACAGAAGAGCAGTTGAATGAACTTAAAAATATGCTAATAGAGCAAAAAAATATGATAATAGAAAGACTTGAAAAACAAATAGACGATGTAGAAGACGTTACTTTTTCAGGCGGGGACGAGCTAGATAGAGGAGGCCTTGAAGGTTCTAGGCTTTTAAGATATAGGACTACTGATAGAGAAACGAAATTACTTAAAAAGATTGAATATACGCTGGCTAGGATAGAGAATGGTACATACGGGTATTGTGAAGTATGCGGAGCAGAAATACCTTACGAAAGGTTAAAAGCAAGACCCGTCACAAGTATGTGCATAAGATGCAAAGAGTTAGAAGAGGAGAACGAGGATGGATAA
- a CDS encoding methyl-accepting chemotaxis protein, with amino-acid sequence MKRLSSLEKIQYANILSIVIFAISLIVEIYQYGLFDVARVLNIFNFLAAWFIFVNIRKVQSFIKDTANVLKEASNGELTNRITTHDAGELELLRESVNNLLNQIESFIVDLTNIIKAASSKNTDVKIDESIFKGSFSEVAKGFKELLNLIEENERFMERANFSQQLSKIGGGISSNLKLIEKDIKNIFNKLNVIKDQSAQTSQLSKDATKDVEDVVKDLQNILEDIKNSNDSIQTLVSKTESITKILSVIREIADQTNMLSLNAAIEAARAGEQGRGFAVVADEVRKLSTKTQKATDDIAKVITELQVYNKEASSRIDEMIKSASLSTKSIDKLKDVIEEFDKSAEYSANLVLYLSDVAGMLSKKISHIIFKHQTFTSVYINKLTFDYKDENSCECGLWYNSENANRFRKYNDFNIIGELHKEFHNLVYDIVSKINKGEDLFNYKEQLLDMLNKLENLSGEMFDYTDKVVENEEKDMLIREQI; translated from the coding sequence ATGAAAAGGTTATCATCGCTTGAAAAGATTCAGTATGCTAACATACTATCTATAGTAATATTTGCTATATCTTTGATAGTAGAGATTTACCAATATGGTTTATTTGATGTAGCAAGGGTTTTAAATATTTTTAACTTCTTAGCAGCATGGTTTATTTTTGTAAATATAAGGAAAGTCCAATCGTTTATAAAAGACACTGCCAACGTATTAAAAGAAGCTTCTAATGGTGAGCTAACAAATAGAATAACCACTCATGATGCTGGAGAATTAGAGCTCTTAAGAGAAAGCGTTAACAATTTACTAAATCAAATAGAAAGCTTTATCGTAGATTTAACAAATATAATAAAAGCCGCATCTAGTAAAAATACCGATGTAAAAATAGATGAGTCTATATTCAAAGGTAGTTTTTCTGAGGTAGCCAAGGGGTTTAAAGAGCTTTTAAATTTAATAGAAGAAAACGAAAGATTTATGGAAAGAGCAAACTTTTCTCAACAACTTTCTAAAATAGGTGGAGGAATATCTTCTAACCTAAAGTTAATAGAAAAAGATATAAAGAATATATTTAATAAGTTAAACGTAATAAAAGATCAAAGTGCCCAGACCTCTCAGCTGTCAAAAGACGCCACTAAAGATGTAGAGGATGTGGTAAAGGATTTACAAAATATTTTAGAAGATATTAAAAATTCAAATGACTCCATACAGACTCTTGTATCTAAAACAGAAAGTATAACCAAGATATTGAGTGTTATAAGAGAGATTGCCGACCAAACAAATATGCTGTCTTTAAATGCTGCCATAGAAGCAGCCCGTGCTGGTGAACAGGGAAGAGGCTTTGCGGTGGTAGCGGATGAAGTAAGAAAACTCTCCACAAAAACTCAGAAAGCTACGGATGATATTGCAAAAGTTATTACAGAACTTCAAGTGTATAATAAAGAAGCTAGCAGCCGCATTGATGAGATGATAAAAAGTGCATCACTTTCTACAAAGTCAATAGATAAATTAAAAGATGTGATAGAAGAATTTGATAAATCCGCTGAATATAGCGCAAACCTTGTTTTATATTTATCAGACGTAGCCGGTATGCTTTCTAAAAAGATAAGCCATATAATCTTCAAACATCAAACCTTTACATCGGTATACATCAACAAACTAACTTTTGATTATAAAGATGAAAACAGCTGTGAATGCGGTCTATGGTATAACTCAGAAAATGCAAATAGATTTAGAAAGTATAACGACTTTAATATCATCGGTGAGCTTCATAAGGAATTTCATAATCTTGTTTATGATATTGTGTCTAAAATAAACAAAGGTGAGGATCTATTTAATTATAAAGAACAGCTTTTAGATATGTTAAATAAGCTAGAGAATCTAAGTGGAGAAATGTTTGATTATACTGATAAAGTTGTAGAAAATGAAGAAAAAGACATGCTTATTCGTGAACAAATTTAA
- a CDS encoding MarC family protein yields MDRKQAIDIIYFIIKFSISIFAILNPFGALPVLVSLTKGYTKEDRSYVIRTSSIYAGLTLIFFVLFGDLLFEIFGIGLGAFQIGGGIILSFVSINMIFGQPHRERASNQELEEAEQKENIAIVPIAIPLLAGPGAISTVITIASSYRSVFYHVLLILSILVACIGVFLVFKSVDKIVKILGKIGINILSRLMGILLMSLAMQFIIKGIQLAFPTLGK; encoded by the coding sequence ATGGACAGAAAGCAGGCAATTGACATAATTTATTTTATAATAAAATTTAGCATATCTATTTTTGCTATCCTAAATCCCTTTGGTGCTTTGCCGGTGCTTGTAAGCCTCACAAAAGGCTATACAAAGGAGGATAGATCTTATGTAATAAGAACATCTTCCATATACGCGGGTCTTACTTTGATATTTTTTGTGTTGTTTGGCGATCTTTTGTTCGAAATATTTGGTATAGGTCTTGGAGCTTTTCAAATAGGCGGTGGTATCATACTATCGTTTGTATCTATAAATATGATATTTGGCCAGCCCCATAGAGAAAGGGCTTCCAATCAAGAGCTTGAAGAGGCTGAACAAAAAGAAAATATAGCTATAGTACCCATAGCGATACCACTCTTAGCAGGACCTGGTGCTATTAGTACTGTTATAACAATAGCGTCCTCTTACCGTAGCGTATTTTACCATGTCTTGTTGATTTTGAGTATTTTAGTGGCCTGTATAGGAGTGTTTTTAGTTTTTAAAAGCGTAGATAAAATAGTCAAAATACTTGGTAAAATTGGTATAAACATCTTATCAAGGCTTATGGGGATACTTCTGATGTCTTTGGCTATGCAGTTTATTATAAAAGGAATACAGTTAGCGTTTCCTACTTTAGGAAAGTAA